One Candidatus Devosia phytovorans genomic window carries:
- a CDS encoding AbrB/MazE/SpoVT family DNA-binding domain-containing protein, protein MSKAKLFWDGRSQAVRLPEEFQFEGQEVDIERVGNTLVLKPVVEQVKADLAEDEWAWLDRLPKGGFDQDFIDATEEEGVQQERPGLDKLFK, encoded by the coding sequence ATGAGCAAAGCAAAGCTGTTCTGGGATGGACGATCACAGGCCGTGCGCCTGCCAGAAGAATTTCAGTTCGAGGGGCAGGAAGTCGACATTGAGCGCGTGGGGAACACGCTCGTGCTGAAGCCGGTTGTCGAGCAGGTAAAGGCTGACCTGGCGGAAGACGAATGGGCATGGCTGGATAGATTGCCGAAAGGCGGCTTCGACCAAGATTTCATAGACGCGACGGAGGAGGAAGGGGTGCAGCAAGAGCGGCCCGGCCTGGATAAGCTGTTCAAGTGA
- a CDS encoding type II toxin-antitoxin system VapC family toxin, which yields MSLLLDTNVIIGLVNGHPGIRRHAREATASAVFLSAIVAHELAYGAYKGTMTKLNLQRINALPFRQLAFEHSDALVAGNVRAALERRGTPIGNFDTLIAGQALARGLTLVTHNTREFSRVPGLRIEDWEA from the coding sequence GTGAGCCTGCTGCTGGATACCAACGTCATCATCGGCCTCGTAAACGGACATCCGGGTATTCGGCGTCATGCGCGAGAAGCCACTGCATCCGCTGTTTTCCTGTCCGCGATCGTCGCGCATGAATTGGCCTATGGCGCCTATAAAGGCACCATGACGAAGCTTAACCTTCAGCGCATAAATGCGCTGCCGTTCCGCCAGTTGGCTTTCGAACATTCAGACGCGTTGGTAGCGGGCAACGTGCGGGCAGCTCTTGAACGACGTGGCACGCCCATAGGCAACTTCGATACATTGATTGCCGGGCAGGCTCTCGCCCGTGGCCTGACGCTCGTCACCCACAACACCCGCGAGTTTTCGCGAGTTCCGGGATTGCGGATCGAGGACTGGGAGGCTTGA
- the carB gene encoding carbamoyl-phosphate synthase large subunit, which yields MPKRTDIKSILIIGAGPIIIGQACEFDYSGTQACKALKEEGYRIILVNSNPATIMTDPDLADATYMEPITPEVVARIIEKERPDALLPTMGGQTALNCALSLRKMGVLDKFNVEMIGATAEAIDKAEDRELFRDAMKKIGLETPRSMLAHNTIEALQALEVIGLPCIIRPSFTLGGTGGGIAYNREEYLAIVESGVDASPTNEVLVEESVLGWKEYEMEVVRDKKDNCIIVCSIENIDPMGVHTGDSITVAPALTLTDKEYQIMRDASLAVLREIGVETGGSNVQFGINPADGRMVVIEMNPRVSRSSALASKATGFPIAKVAARLAVGYTLDELDNDITGGMTPASFEPTIDYVVTKIPRFAFEKFPGADNRLTTAMKSVGEAMAIGRTFQESLQKALRSLETGLTGLNEIGIPGLGEGEDKNAIKAALGTPTPDRLLHVAEAMRLGMSLEDIHEACKIDPWFLEQMQGIVDMEVKVKQFGLPQDAENLRSLKAMGFSDKRLAQLANLKPSDVRKLRHSLSVRPVFKRIDTSAAEFASPTAYMYSTYEATFADAVADEARPSDRKKVVILGGGPNRIGQGIEFDYCCCHAAFALSDAGYETIMVNCNPETVSTDYDTSDRLYFEPLTEEDVIEILETEKQNGTLHGVIVQFGGQTPLNLAEAVLKAGVPILGTQPDAIDLAEDRDLFSKLLNKLELTQPKNGIAYSLEQARLVAERLGYPLVIRPSYVLGGRAMAIVHSANEFERYVQDTLTGLVPPDILQRYPNDKTGQINSVLSDNPLLFDAYLSGATEIDVDALCDGKTVFVAGIMEHIEEAGIHSGDSACSLPPRNLSPEIIEELKRQTTELAFALKVGGLMNVQYALKDGIIYLLEVNPRASRTVPFVAKVIGQPIAKIASRIMAGEELASFNLAEHSYRHIAVKEAVFPFNRFPGVDTVLGPEMKSTGEVIGLDTDFAMAFAKSQLGAGQKVPTSGKAFISVRDTDKQYIVDMARHLVEAGFEILATGGTQRYLTDNGIAATKINKVLEGRPHIVDSMKNGGVQLVINTTDGMKSISDSRDIRRTALLAKIPYYTTIDGALAAVEGIVALQKGNLQVRPLQSYFEVA from the coding sequence ATGCCAAAACGTACCGACATCAAATCGATCCTCATCATCGGTGCGGGTCCGATCATCATCGGGCAGGCGTGCGAATTCGACTATTCGGGCACCCAGGCCTGCAAGGCGCTCAAGGAAGAGGGCTACCGGATCATCCTGGTAAACTCCAATCCGGCGACGATCATGACGGATCCGGACCTGGCCGACGCCACCTATATGGAGCCGATCACCCCTGAAGTGGTCGCCCGTATCATCGAAAAGGAACGCCCCGACGCGCTCCTGCCCACCATGGGCGGCCAGACGGCGCTCAACTGCGCGCTGTCGCTGCGCAAGATGGGCGTGCTGGATAAGTTCAACGTCGAAATGATCGGCGCCACCGCCGAAGCCATCGACAAGGCCGAGGATCGCGAACTGTTCCGCGATGCCATGAAGAAGATCGGCCTAGAAACCCCGCGCTCCATGCTGGCGCACAACACCATCGAAGCCCTGCAAGCGCTCGAAGTCATCGGCCTGCCCTGCATCATTCGCCCAAGCTTCACGCTGGGCGGCACCGGCGGCGGCATTGCCTATAACCGCGAGGAGTATCTCGCCATTGTCGAGAGCGGCGTCGATGCCAGCCCGACCAATGAGGTTCTGGTCGAGGAAAGCGTGCTCGGCTGGAAAGAGTACGAAATGGAAGTTGTCCGCGACAAGAAGGACAACTGCATCATCGTCTGCTCGATCGAAAACATCGATCCGATGGGCGTCCACACCGGCGACTCCATCACTGTCGCCCCTGCGCTGACGCTGACCGACAAGGAATACCAGATCATGCGCGACGCCTCGCTGGCGGTGCTGCGGGAGATCGGCGTCGAAACCGGCGGTTCCAACGTGCAGTTCGGTATCAACCCCGCTGATGGCCGCATGGTCGTCATCGAGATGAACCCGCGCGTCTCGCGCTCCTCGGCTCTCGCGTCGAAGGCCACCGGCTTCCCCATCGCCAAGGTCGCTGCCCGCCTCGCCGTCGGCTATACGCTCGACGAACTGGACAATGACATCACCGGCGGCATGACCCCGGCGTCCTTCGAGCCGACCATCGACTATGTCGTCACCAAGATCCCGCGTTTTGCCTTCGAAAAATTCCCCGGCGCCGACAACCGCCTGACCACCGCCATGAAGTCGGTCGGCGAAGCCATGGCCATCGGCCGTACCTTCCAGGAATCGCTGCAGAAGGCTCTGCGTTCGCTCGAAACCGGCCTCACCGGCCTTAACGAGATCGGCATCCCCGGCCTCGGCGAAGGCGAAGACAAGAATGCCATCAAGGCCGCGCTCGGCACCCCCACGCCCGACCGCCTGCTCCATGTCGCCGAAGCCATGCGCCTCGGCATGAGCCTCGAAGACATCCACGAAGCCTGCAAGATCGACCCCTGGTTCCTCGAACAGATGCAGGGCATCGTCGACATGGAAGTCAAGGTCAAGCAATTCGGCCTGCCGCAGGATGCCGAAAACCTGCGTTCGCTCAAGGCCATGGGCTTCTCCGACAAGCGTCTCGCCCAGCTCGCCAATCTCAAGCCCTCCGACGTCCGCAAGCTGCGTCACAGCCTCAGCGTGCGCCCGGTGTTCAAGCGCATTGACACGTCTGCTGCCGAATTCGCCTCGCCCACCGCCTATATGTACTCGACCTATGAGGCGACTTTTGCCGATGCCGTTGCCGACGAGGCGCGTCCCTCCGATCGCAAGAAGGTCGTCATCCTCGGTGGCGGTCCCAACCGCATCGGCCAGGGTATCGAGTTCGATTATTGCTGCTGCCACGCCGCCTTCGCCCTTTCGGATGCCGGCTATGAGACCATCATGGTCAACTGCAATCCCGAAACCGTCTCGACAGACTATGACACGTCCGACCGCCTCTATTTCGAGCCGCTGACCGAAGAAGACGTCATCGAAATCCTCGAGACCGAAAAGCAGAACGGCACGCTGCATGGCGTGATCGTCCAGTTCGGTGGCCAGACCCCGCTCAACCTGGCTGAGGCCGTGCTCAAGGCCGGCGTGCCGATCCTGGGCACCCAACCCGACGCCATCGACCTTGCCGAAGACCGTGACCTGTTCTCCAAGCTCCTCAACAAGCTCGAACTGACCCAGCCCAAGAACGGCATTGCCTATAGCTTGGAACAGGCCCGCCTCGTCGCCGAGCGTCTGGGCTATCCGCTGGTCATCCGCCCCAGCTATGTGCTGGGCGGCCGCGCCATGGCGATCGTCCACTCGGCCAATGAGTTCGAGCGCTATGTGCAGGACACCCTGACTGGCCTCGTCCCGCCCGATATCCTGCAGCGCTATCCCAACGACAAGACCGGCCAGATCAATTCGGTCCTCTCCGACAACCCGCTGCTGTTCGACGCTTACCTCTCGGGCGCCACCGAAATCGACGTCGACGCACTCTGCGACGGCAAGACCGTCTTTGTGGCCGGCATCATGGAGCATATCGAAGAGGCCGGCATTCACTCCGGTGACTCGGCCTGCTCCCTGCCCCCGCGCAATCTCAGCCCCGAAATCATCGAGGAATTGAAGCGCCAGACCACCGAGCTCGCTTTCGCCCTCAAGGTCGGTGGCCTGATGAACGTGCAGTATGCGCTCAAGGACGGCATCATCTATCTGCTCGAAGTCAATCCGCGCGCCTCACGCACCGTGCCCTTCGTCGCCAAGGTGATCGGCCAGCCCATCGCCAAGATCGCCTCGCGCATCATGGCCGGCGAAGAACTCGCAAGCTTCAACCTCGCCGAACACAGCTACAGGCATATCGCCGTCAAGGAAGCCGTCTTCCCGTTCAACCGCTTCCCGGGCGTCGATACGGTACTGGGCCCGGAAATGAAGTCCACCGGCGAAGTCATTGGTCTCGATACCGATTTCGCCATGGCTTTCGCAAAGTCTCAGCTCGGTGCCGGCCAGAAAGTGCCCACCAGCGGCAAGGCCTTCATCTCGGTCCGCGATACCGACAAGCAGTATATCGTCGATATGGCCCGCCATCTCGTCGAAGCCGGTTTTGAAATCCTCGCCACCGGCGGAACGCAGCGCTACCTGACCGACAACGGCATTGCCGCCACCAAGATCAACAAGGTGCTCGAAGGCCGCCCGCATATCGTGGACTCGATGAAGAACGGCGGCGTGCAGCTGGTGATCAACACCACGGACGGCATGAAGTCGATCTCCGACAGCCGCGACATTCGCCGCACGGCACTTCTCGCCAAGATCCCCTACTACACCACCATCGACGGCGCCCTCGCCGCCGTGGAAGGCATCGTGGCGCTGCAAAAGGGCAACCTCCAGGTCCGTCCCCTACAGAGCTATTTCGAAGTCGCCTGA
- a CDS encoding methyl-accepting chemotaxis protein has product MRFSPGIKAKLFSILALTCFVSLAGLGFLATRYQDTGERYARFVDTDSSAAILSVRFAAGMWTANAWATRMMMLDPASQEYQTFKEGIASNYAGASERLAQAAVLVPERKAALDDLAAQMRGVQDGYNRAITAYEAGNMAGMQAAMAEVDALLPVVSAAAGANNTAFAERIANGNATLTEHTNQTIVSTLAILCSVVLLLTGLAAYIVHSSVTRRISRITAVMDQLTAGHYDVDVPYQANRDEIGAMSRSVEVFRENGMRISQMTEADAARIVADEEQRRAMMSALQAAFGEVVDAAVAGDFSKRVHAEFPDAELNSLGSSVNALVETVDKGLSETGTILEALSRTDLTVRMQGDYRGAFAKLKNDANGVADTLSQVVTQLKQTSRSIKTATGEILSGANDLSERTTKQAATIEETSAAMEQLAATVLQNADRARDANNNAQSVSRIAEEGGEVMGKTTVAMERISASSAKISNIIGLIDDIAFQTNLLALNASVEAARAGDAGKGFAVVAVEVRRLAQSAAQASSEVKALIDASAGEVAAGTKLVNEASTKLENVLTSIKANSALMDGIARDSREQASAIDEVTVAVRQMDEMTQHNAALVEETNAAIEQTESQASELDRVIDVFVVSGAGSLRAAASAPSRAPAPVAMPARTATARNYLSQGNAAISSDWDEF; this is encoded by the coding sequence ATGCGCTTCTCCCCCGGCATCAAAGCCAAACTCTTTTCCATCCTTGCCCTGACCTGTTTCGTCTCCCTGGCCGGCCTTGGCTTTCTCGCCACGCGCTACCAGGACACCGGCGAGCGTTACGCACGCTTCGTCGACACAGACTCCTCCGCAGCCATCCTCAGCGTGCGTTTTGCCGCCGGCATGTGGACGGCCAACGCCTGGGCAACCCGCATGATGATGCTGGATCCCGCCAGCCAGGAGTATCAGACCTTCAAGGAAGGCATTGCCAGCAACTATGCCGGCGCCAGCGAGCGTCTGGCCCAGGCGGCCGTACTGGTCCCCGAGCGCAAGGCAGCGCTGGACGACCTGGCCGCTCAGATGCGCGGCGTGCAGGACGGCTACAATCGCGCCATCACCGCCTATGAAGCCGGCAATATGGCCGGCATGCAGGCTGCCATGGCCGAGGTCGATGCGCTGCTCCCGGTTGTCTCGGCAGCCGCCGGCGCCAACAACACCGCCTTTGCCGAACGTATCGCCAATGGCAATGCCACACTGACCGAACACACCAACCAGACCATCGTGTCGACGCTCGCCATCCTGTGCAGCGTGGTCCTGCTGCTGACCGGCCTCGCCGCCTACATCGTGCATTCCTCCGTGACGCGCCGCATCTCGCGCATCACCGCCGTCATGGATCAGCTGACCGCCGGCCACTATGATGTCGACGTCCCCTATCAGGCCAACCGCGACGAGATCGGGGCCATGTCCCGTTCGGTGGAAGTCTTCCGCGAAAACGGCATGCGCATCAGCCAGATGACCGAAGCTGATGCCGCCCGCATCGTGGCCGACGAAGAGCAGCGCCGCGCCATGATGAGCGCCCTTCAGGCCGCGTTCGGCGAAGTGGTTGATGCCGCGGTTGCCGGTGACTTTTCCAAGCGCGTCCACGCCGAATTCCCCGATGCGGAACTGAACAGCCTCGGCAGCAGCGTCAATGCGCTGGTGGAAACCGTGGACAAGGGCCTCAGCGAAACCGGCACCATCCTCGAAGCACTATCGCGCACCGACCTGACCGTGCGCATGCAGGGCGACTATCGCGGCGCCTTCGCCAAGCTCAAGAACGACGCCAATGGCGTGGCCGATACCCTGAGCCAGGTCGTCACCCAGCTCAAGCAGACCTCTCGCTCGATCAAGACCGCAACCGGCGAAATCCTATCCGGTGCCAACGACCTGTCCGAACGCACCACCAAGCAGGCCGCAACCATCGAGGAAACCTCGGCCGCCATGGAACAGCTTGCAGCAACCGTCCTGCAGAACGCCGACCGTGCCCGCGATGCCAACAACAACGCCCAGTCCGTCAGCCGCATTGCCGAAGAGGGTGGCGAGGTCATGGGCAAGACGACGGTCGCCATGGAACGCATCTCGGCGTCATCTGCCAAGATCTCCAACATCATCGGCCTGATCGACGACATCGCCTTCCAGACCAACCTTCTCGCCCTCAATGCTTCCGTCGAGGCGGCGCGCGCCGGTGATGCCGGCAAGGGCTTTGCCGTGGTTGCCGTGGAAGTGCGCCGGTTGGCCCAGTCGGCGGCCCAGGCCTCGTCCGAGGTCAAGGCTCTGATCGACGCTTCGGCCGGCGAAGTTGCCGCCGGCACCAAGCTGGTCAACGAGGCCTCGACCAAGCTCGAAAACGTTTTGACCTCGATCAAGGCCAATTCGGCGCTGATGGATGGCATCGCCCGCGACAGCCGCGAGCAGGCATCCGCGATCGATGAAGTGACCGTCGCCGTCCGCCAGATGGATGAGATGACCCAGCACAATGCGGCTCTGGTCGAAGAGACCAATGCCGCGATCGAACAGACCGAATCCCAGGCCAGCGAGCTGGACCGCGTCATCGACGTCTTCGTCGTCAGCGGCGCCGGCAGCTTACGCGCCGCTGCGTCGGCGCCGTCGCGCGCTCCGGCCCCCGTCGCAATGCCCGCACGCACGGCAACGGCCCGGAATTATCTCAGCCAGGGCAATGCCGCCATTTCGTCGGACTGGGACGAGTTCTGA
- a CDS encoding sensor domain-containing diguanylate cyclase, producing the protein MNAVPDIAKDSARLAALDRYDILDTAEEEVFERISRLIRLTLNVEIGHVSLMDAHRQWFKSIQGIDVTQAPLDITFCRYVLQNGQAMTIPNAELDPRVKDNPFVTGPAHIRSYAGAPLTTHDGYVIGSVCAVGSTARDFTSREQEILADLAAIAMEQIELRKVATVDSLTSVLNRRAFKEDSEKFVTLAKRHRNALSCISFDIDHFKSINDTYGHAGGDQVLIAVAKAVSEQLRQSDLVGRLGGEEFAVLLPHTDGLRAMEVAEKLRLLLRGLTFPGSRPPISVSASFGIAMLDPNVDTIESLLQKADEALYEAKRSGRNKCIAWRKSGTQPDGERRRVLKAGQIVFNNRHSTMDCTLRALGETSAELSVPDAHNVPDSFTLRVVADGLEWPCRVTGRTENRAIVEFA; encoded by the coding sequence ATGAACGCCGTTCCCGATATAGCCAAGGACAGCGCTCGCCTTGCCGCGCTGGACCGCTATGACATCCTCGACACAGCCGAAGAGGAGGTCTTCGAGCGCATTTCGCGCCTGATCCGTCTGACGCTCAATGTCGAGATCGGTCACGTCTCCCTGATGGATGCCCATCGCCAGTGGTTCAAGTCCATTCAGGGCATTGATGTTACCCAGGCGCCGCTCGACATTACCTTCTGCCGCTATGTCCTGCAGAATGGTCAGGCTATGACCATCCCCAATGCTGAGCTTGATCCCCGCGTCAAGGACAACCCCTTTGTTACCGGCCCGGCCCATATCCGTTCCTATGCCGGCGCGCCCCTCACGACCCATGATGGCTATGTCATTGGCTCCGTCTGCGCCGTCGGCTCCACCGCCCGCGATTTTACGTCGCGCGAACAGGAAATCCTGGCGGATCTTGCTGCCATCGCCATGGAACAGATCGAACTGCGCAAGGTCGCCACGGTCGATAGCCTGACCTCGGTTCTCAACCGCCGGGCGTTCAAGGAAGATTCCGAAAAGTTCGTCACCCTGGCCAAGCGCCACCGCAACGCCCTGAGCTGCATCAGTTTCGACATCGACCACTTCAAGTCGATCAACGACACCTATGGCCATGCCGGTGGCGATCAGGTGCTTATCGCCGTTGCCAAGGCAGTGTCCGAGCAATTGCGTCAGAGCGACCTGGTCGGGCGTCTGGGCGGCGAGGAATTCGCCGTGCTGCTGCCCCACACCGACGGGTTGCGCGCCATGGAAGTGGCAGAAAAGCTGCGCCTGCTGTTGCGCGGCCTTACCTTCCCCGGCAGCCGCCCGCCCATCTCGGTCAGCGCCAGCTTCGGCATTGCCATGCTCGATCCCAATGTCGACACGATCGAAAGCCTGCTGCAGAAGGCCGACGAGGCGCTTTACGAAGCCAAGCGGTCCGGCCGCAACAAATGCATCGCCTGGCGCAAATCGGGCACGCAGCCCGATGGCGAACGCCGCCGCGTCCTCAAGGCCGGCCAGATCGTCTTCAACAACCGCCATTCGACCATGGACTGCACCCTGCGTGCGCTTGGCGAAACCAGCGCAGAACTCTCTGTCCCCGACGCCCACAACGTTCCCGACAGCTTTACCCTTCGCGTCGTCGCCGATGGCCTCGAATGGCCCTGCAGGGTAACCGGCCGCACCGAGAACCGCGCCATCGTCGAGTTTGCCTGA